The Bos indicus x Bos taurus breed Angus x Brahman F1 hybrid chromosome 11, Bos_hybrid_MaternalHap_v2.0, whole genome shotgun sequence genome includes a region encoding these proteins:
- the VAMP8 gene encoding vesicle-associated membrane protein 8: MEASGGGGDDRVRNLRDEVEGVKNIMTQNVERILARGENLDHLRNKTEDLEATSEHFKTTSQKVARKFWWKNVKMIVLICVIVFIIILFIVLFATGAIPT, from the exons ATG GAGGCCAGTGGTGGAGGAGGAGATGACCGTGTGCGGAACCTCAGGGATGAAGTGGAAGGGGTCAAGAATATCATGACTCAGAATGTGGAGCGGATCCTGGCCCGGGGAGAGAACCTGGACCACCTTCGCAACAAGACAGAGGATCTGGAAGCCACA TCAGAGCACTTCAAGACGACGTCACAGAAGGTGGCTCGGAAGTTCTGGTGGAAGAACGTGAAGATGATTGTCCTCATCTGTGTGATTGTTTTTATCATCATCCTCTTCATCGTGCTTTTTGCCACTGGCGCCATCCCAACTTAG